From Aspergillus chevalieri M1 DNA, chromosome 4, nearly complete sequence, a single genomic window includes:
- a CDS encoding ferric reductase family protein (COG:P,Q;~EggNog:ENOG410PFX0;~InterPro:IPR017938,IPR017927,IPR013130,IPR013121, IPR039261,IPR013112;~PFAM:PF08022,PF01794,PF08030;~TransMembrane:5 (o23-42i103-125o178-196i216-235o247-265i);~go_function: GO:0016491 - oxidoreductase activity [Evidence IEA];~go_process: GO:0055114 - oxidation-reduction process [Evidence IEA]) codes for MGVELAGSGNGEPPMNPALATPLYVLAGVVGVFFVCRMEILIRHRRRLRGILRNEDQSKYTKISEFQAKFKRHVLYAPLFSTRHNRELQLMGRLHMGTIPLRFEAGVLLGYIVLNLVFFFCLIDWPADFQEKMFQFKYAAGHLAVMNSPALVLTAGRNNPLIPLLGISFDAFNLLHRWIGRIMAVEAVVHMACVVAGKARLMSMDEITHMMWNEPFFIYGLVALIGFVLIFFQAMSALRHAWYETFLHLHILLAVMSFVALWYHLKNLLQQRVLLGTVILWGLERAARAACLLWRNCGKQFTTATVEVLPANVARVDVAMARTWKFKAGQYLYLYIPSLGLWTSHPFSVAWTSTDRADVNEKRSSGDSLNTLIGGPQRHKMSFLIKGRDGFTKKLLKKARRTTGGSLKVTALAEGPFGGLHPLSSYGTVLLIAGGIGITHPVSYLHEFVNVFFTPKHSAIRQVSLIWVVRSIDHLTWIQSWMPTLMSHPSLQTSTIALSIHIYITAPQSTTDEYVTSSNPWAHHAPPNVPVTINWGKPDFVYILENAKICQVGAMAVSVCGPGAMGDDVRRAVRERQGGTVVDLYEESFSW; via the exons AAAGTATACGAAGATCAGCGAGTTTCAGGCCAAATTCAAGAGACATGTTCTGTACGCGCCGTTGTTTTCGACTCGCCATAACCGCGAACTCCAACTCATGGGCCGGCTGCACATGGGTACAATACCGTTACGATTCGAGGCTGGCGTGTTGCTTGGATATATCGTGCTGAATCTAgtattcttcttctgcctGATTGACTGGCCGGCCGACTTTCAAGAAAAGATGTTCCAATTCAAATACGCTGCTGGACATTTGGCTGTCATGAACTCGCCTGCTCTGGTATTAACGGCAGGTCGGAATAATCCCTTGATTCCGCTGTTGGGTATCTCGTTCGACGCGTTtaatcttcttcatcggTGGATTGGGCGGATTATGGCTGTGGAAGCGGTGGTTCATATGGCTTGTGTGGTTGCTGGCAAGGCTCGTTTGA TGAGCATGGATGAGATTACGCATATGATGTGGAATGAACCTTTCTTTATATACGGGTTGGTG GCATTGATCGGATTCGTGTTGATATTCTTCCAAGCTATGTCGGCGCTACGTCATGCATGGTACGAAACGTTTCTTCATCTGCATATACTCCTGGCTGTCATGTCCTTTGTGGCATTGTGGTACCATCTTAAGAATCTCCTTCAGCAGCGGGTTCTTTTGGGAACTGTGATTCTGTGGGGTCTCGAG CGAGCTGCCCGAGCAGCATGTCTTCTCTGGCGAAACTGCGGAAAGCAATTTACGACAGCCACCGTCGAAGTCCTACCAGCGAATGTGGCTCGCGTCGATGTCGCCATGGCCCGAACATGGAAATTCAAGGCAGGTCAATATCTATATCTCTACATCCCGAGTTTAGGCCTATGGACATCACACCCATTTTCCGTCGCATGGACATCAACAGACCGCGCCGATGTGAACGAGAAACGCAGCTCTGGCGATTCACTGAATACGCTCATTGGCGGACCGCAGCGGCATAAGATGTCGTTTCTGATAAAGGGGAGAGACGGGTTTACGAAGAAACTGCTGAAGAAGGCTCGAAGGACTACTGGTGGGTCGTTGAAGGTTACTGCGCTTGCGGAGGGGCCGTTTG GTGGACTTCATCCTTTGTCCTCGTATGGAACCGTTCTTCTCATTGCAGGCGGAATTGGCATCACGCATCCAGTATCGTACCTGCACGAGTTCGTCAATGTTTTTTTCACACCCAAGCACTCAGCAATCCGACAAGTGAGCTTGATATGGGTTGTCCGGAGTATCG ACCACCTAACCTGGATCCAATCCTGGATGCCCACACTCATGTCCCACCCATCCCTCCAAACCTCCACCATCGCCCTCTCAATCCACATCTACATAACAGCCCCCCAATCCACAACCGACGAATACGTGACAAGCTCCAACCCCTGGGCCCACCACGCGCCTCCCAACGTCCCCGTCACGATTAACTGGGGAAAGCCGGACTTTGTGTATATTCTGGAGAACGCGAAGATATGTCAGGTAGGTGCTATGGCTGTTAGTGTTTGTGGGCCGGGGGCTATGGGGGATGATGTTAGGAGGGCGGTTAGGGAGAGGCAGGGGGGGACGGTGGTGGATCTGTACGAGGAGTCGTTTTCGTGGTAG
- a CDS encoding Kelch repeat protein (COG:S;~EggNog:ENOG410PUXR;~InterPro:IPR015915,IPR011043;~PFAM:PF13418,PF01344,PF13415;~go_function: GO:0005515 - protein binding [Evidence IEA]): protein MTITGTWHKALEAEILQRSSQIVSVVDGNAYIFGGELRPREPRDNDVHVFSFGGDATLSTKQASQSPSARVGAASATLHGKIYIFSGRDGAEAAPLNEAGSLWEFDPATGSWTVVSPSDSTSRYPASRSYHCMTSDGIDKIYLHAGCLEQGRGGDLWAFSLSTKEWTELSTAPGSPRGGTSITFANGKLYRMNGFNGKTEEGGVLDIYSPEKNTWSSHEFAPDGKSGPTPRSVAALLPVSVSGKTYLATLFGERDPSSLGHQGAGKMLSDVWVFDIESKMWEEVDVKGGVPDARGWFDADVLGEDTVVVQGGLGEDNERLRDVWILKLNP, encoded by the exons ATGACCATAACCGGCACCTGGCACAAAGCCCTCGAGGCTGAGATCCTCCAGCGCTCATCGCAGATCGTCTCTGTGGTTGACGGAAATGCTTACATCTTCGGTGGTGAGCTCCGGCCACGAGAGCCAAGGGATAACGATGTCCATGTTTTCTCATTTGGTGGAG ATGCAACTCtctccaccaagcaagcgtCTCAATCCCCCTCCGCACGGGTAGGCGCAGCATCTGCAACACTCCACGGCAAAATTTACATCTTCTCCGGCCGCGACGGCGCCGAAGCGGCTCCACTCAACGAGGCGGGTTCTCTTTGGGAATTCGATCCTGCTACGGGATCCTGGACCGTAGTTTCACCGTCTGATTCGACCAGCAGGTATCCGGCATCCCGGAGTTACCACTGCATGACGAGTGACGGAATTGACAAGATATACTTGCATGCTGGATGTCTCGAGCAGGGACGCGGGGGAGACCTCTGGGCGTTCAGCTTATCCACAAAGGAATGGACGGAGCTGTCGACCGCGCCTGGTTCTCCGCGTGGTGGTACATCTATCACTTTCGCCAATGGGAAACTCTACCGCATGAACGGGTTCAACGGGAAAACTGAAGAAGGTGGAGTCTTGGACATTTACTCCCCCGAGAAGAATACTTGGTCTTCGCACGAATTTGCACCCGATGGGAAGTCCGGTCCTACGCCTCGGAGTGTTGCTGCATTGCTCCCTGTTTCTGTTTCCGGGAAGACATATCTGGCTACATTGTTTGGGGAGCGGGATCCCAGTTCTTTGGGACATCAGGGAGCAGGCAAGATGCTGAGTGATGTGTGGGTTTTTGATATTGAGAGTAAGATGTGGGAGGAAGTTGATGTTAAGGGCGGTGTGCCGGATGCTAGAGGCTGGTTTGATGCTGATGTTCTCGGTGAGGATACGGTTGTTGTCCAGGGTGGCTTGGGCGAAGATAATGAGCGGTTGAGGGATGTGTGGATTTTGAAGCTCAACCCTTGA
- a CDS encoding uncharacterized protein (SECRETED:SignalP(1-19);~TransMembrane:1 (n3-14c19/20o151-172i)), producing MHILPLVSVTFSLCGQLLAAPMSNTTSNGCDISNETIQQLRAQLIPLEFEPLESDEEHGDAISISKVNCDSRPETAPSESSVFCLRASSADDALRYSNYGTKIAPFISHIRNKAVRCDVVEYMSDMDMDSEDIKLRCSCVDSPPSAMERPWVPKLLIFAVFWVTGCTIRKVWVERRARGASKQAVSRPKMSMSEKASVVSVEDVEDEFDDSDYPMG from the coding sequence ATGCATATTCTGCCCCTTGTATCCGTTACCTTCAGTCTCTGCGGGCAGCTTCTAGCCGCGCCCATGAGCAACACCACATCCAATGGATGTGACATCTCGAACGAAACAATCCAGCAGCTCCGTGCGCAGCTTATCCCGCTTGAATTCGAGCCATTGGAGAGCGATGAGGAACATGGCGATGCTATATCAATTTCGAAGGTGAACTGCGACTCACGACCTGAAACCGCCCCATCCGAGTCATCCGTCTTCTGCCTGAGAGCTAGTTCTGCAGACGACGCCTTGCGGTATTCGAATTACGGAACGAAGATTGCGCCATTTATCTCGCATATCAGAAACAAGGCCGTGAGATGCGATGTTGTCGAATATATGTCcgacatggacatggactCAGAGGATATCAAGCTGCGCTGTTCGTGCGTTGATAGTCCACCGAGTGCTATGGAGCGTCCTTGGGTACCGAAGCTGCTGATCTTCGCGGTTTTTTGGGTGACCGGCTGTACTATTCGGAAGGTGTGGGTGGAGAGACGTGCTCGGGGAGCTTCAAAGCAAGCCGTGTCGCGCCCTAAGATGAGTATGTCGGAGAAGGCTTCTGTGGTGTCTGTTGAGGACGTGGAGGATGAGTTTGATGATAGtgactatccaatgggttaG
- a CDS encoding uncharacterized protein (COG:P;~EggNog:ENOG410PFX2;~InterPro:IPR009716,IPR036259;~PFAM:PF06963;~TransMembrane:7 (o51-71i83-102o184-204i261-287o293-317i329-348o420-442i);~go_component: GO:0016021 - integral component of membrane [Evidence IEA];~go_function: GO:0005381 - iron ion transmembrane transporter activity [Evidence IEA];~go_process: GO:0034755 - iron ion transmembrane transport [Evidence IEA]): protein MTATHEPANPSIARGLYISHFLSTWNSRVFEFGSVLYLASIFPNTLLPMSVYALARGASAIVFSQAVGWYIDTRDRLRVVRASIVIQRLAVAASCVVFRLLATGRMLSDLELWLLGVLSLFACVEKLCDIMNTISVERDWVVVVAMDGAEALEVLNAEMRRIDLICKLVGPFVIAMIDGFSTEIAIVVNFAMNILSIFVEYYAIERVYQMVPSLQAPKQPPAPAIDEQTSITNGSRVDRWSTKEFLLGTLRGSTRYFQHQVFLPSFALAILNFTVLSFSGRMVAYLLSVGYNSYHVAIARSASVAVEISATWIGPLLMAKIGVLRAGMWLLSWQTVALAGAAGTFLVVKPETLAATALVAGTVLSRVGMWGFSLSAQILVQEEVEPENRGAFSSTEASWHNTFELLSYATTIFFSRPEQFQWPVLMSFIAVFTSCNLFAAFVKVRAKCFGGKWDERVEFGYETLP, encoded by the exons ATGACAGCTACACACGAACCCGCAAACCCCTCCATAGCACGTGGCCTTTACATATCCCACTTCCTCTCAACATGGAACTCGCGCGTCTTCGAGTTCGGGTCCGTGCTGTACCTGGCATCTATCTTCCCGAACACGCTTCTTCCGATGTCCGTTTATGCGTTGGCGCGTGGGGCTTCGGCGATTGTGTTCTCGCAGGCTGTGGGGTGGTATATTGACACGAGGGATCGGCTGCGTGTTGTGAGAGCTTCTATTG TTATCCAGAGGTTGGCTGTGGCGGCTTCTTGTGTGGTGTTTCGGTTACTGGCTACCGGGAGGATGTTGTCGGATTTGGAGCTTTGGCTGTTAGGGGTCCTTTCGTTGTTCGCTTGTGTGGAAAAGCTTTGTGATATTATGAATACGATATCGGTTGAGAGGGATTGG GTTGTCGTGGTTGCTATGGATGGAGCGGAGGCTTTAGAGG TCCTCAATGCGGAAATGCGTCGCATAGACCTGATCTGCAAGCTCGTGGGGCCGTTCGTCATAGCGATGATTGACGGGTTTTCGACGGAAATTGCAATCGTAGTTAACTTTGCGATGAATATTTTGTCCATATTTGTTGAATACTACGCCATTGAACGA GTCTACCAAATGGTCCCATCACTCCAAGCACCAAAACAGCCACCGGCACCTGCCATTGATGAACAAACATCCATCACAAATGGGAGCCGAGTCGACCGCTGGTCAACCAAGGAGTTCCTCCTCGGAACCCTCCGCGGATCAACACGCTACTTCCAGCATCAAGTCTTTCTACCCTCCTTCGCACTTGCCATACTAAACTTCACCGTTCTTTCCTTCTCGGGCCGTATGGTAGCATATCTTCTTTCCGTGGGTTATAACTCATATCATGTCGCAATTGCAAGAAGCGCGTCAGTAGCCGTTGAGATATCAGCGACATGGATTGGTCCGCTTCTTATGGCAAAGATTGGTGTATTGAGGGCGGGAATGTGGTTATTGAGTTGGCAGACGGTAGCATTGGCTGGGGCTGCTGGGACGTTCTTGGTGGTTAAGCCGGAGACCCTGGCTGCGACGGCTCTTGTAGCTGGTACGGTGCTCAGCCGTGTGGGAATGTGGGGGTTCAGTCTCAGTGCACAGATTCTCGTGCAGGAG GAAGTTGAGCCGGAAAACAGAGGCGCGTTCTCCTCGACAGAAGCTTCATGGCATAATACATTTGAATTGCTTTCCTACGCGACGACGATCTTTTTCTCCCGCCCGGAACAGTTTCAGTGGCCGGTTTTGATGAGTTTTATCGCTGTGTTTACATCGTGTAATCTTTTTGCGGCGTTTGTTAAGGTGAGGGCGAAATGTTTTGGTGGGAAATGGGATGAGAGGGTTGAATTTGGATATGAGACTCTGCCGTAG
- a CDS encoding D-mandelate dehydrogenase-like dehydrogenase (COG:C;~EggNog:ENOG410PIZJ;~InterPro:IPR006140,IPR036291,IPR006139,IPR029753;~PFAM:PF00389,PF02826;~go_function: GO:0016616 - oxidoreductase activity, acting on the CH-OH group of donors, NAD or NADP as acceptor [Evidence IEA];~go_function: GO:0051287 - NAD binding [Evidence IEA];~go_process: GO:0055114 - oxidation-reduction process [Evidence IEA]), which translates to MAKLRVLHIGDNIKYNHDVYQRFASEFELIQPTTAERQRDEFIRALKERRWGDFDAVFRPFWNTGGEMGRWDAELIPLLPKSVKVMASAGAGYDWADVDIFAKHGIVYCNGAAASSESVADMTLFLILAVFRNFAWSHQAAHSVNPARFLDAHQNSPLTAYNPRGRSLGIIGMGQIGYMIAQKAHAAFGMKIQYNDLFRKSPQQEKTVQATFFKELDDLLANSDCVVVATPFAGQKLITTERLQNFKKGSRFINIARGSLVDEEALLQALDSGHLSGAGLDVHDNEPNVHPRLANHPKVMMMSHNAGGTVDTHVGFERLAMENIEGYLLKGKALTPVNLHMLPKGPTSKL; encoded by the exons ATGGCCAAACTCCGGGTCCTCCACATCGGCGACAACATTAAATACAATCACGACGTCTACCAGCGCTTCGCATCGGAATTCGAGCTCATCCAACCCACCACCGCCGAGCGCCAACGCGATGAATTCATCCGTGCATTGAAGGAGCGCCGATGGGGCGACTTCGATGCCGTCTTCCGTCCTTTCTGGAATACAGGAGGTGAAATGGGGAGATGGGATGCGGAGTTGATTCCTCTGCTCCCGAAGTCGGTTAAGGTTATGGCTTCTGCGGGCGCTGGGTATGACTGGGCGGATGTGGATATTTTTGCCAAGCACG GAATCGTGTACTGCAACGGCGCAGCAGCATCCTCCGAATCCGTCGCCGACATGACCCTCTTTCTCATCCTAGCTGTCTTCCGCAACTTCGCCTGGTCGCACCAGGCCGCTCACTCTGTCAACCCTGCACGCTTCCTTGATGCACACCAGAACTCTCCCTTAACTGCCTATAACCCGCGCGGCCGCTCGCTTGGTATTATCGGGATGGGTCAGATCGGATACATGATTGCGCAGAAAGCCCACGCTGCATTTGGCATGAAGATCCAGTACAATGATCTCTTCCGGAAGAGCCCGCAGCAGGAGAAAACTGTTCAGGCGACGTTTTTCAAGGAACTGGATGACCTGCTAGCCAACTCAGATTGCGTGGTGGTTGCCACGCCCTTCGCAGGCCAAAAACTCATCACAACAGAGAGACTGCAAAATTTCAAGAAGGGCTCGCGGTTTATCAACATCGCGCGCGGATCGTTAGTCGATGAGGAGGCGCTTCTGCAAGCACTCGATAGCGGACATCTCTCCGGAGCAGGCCTGGATGTGCATGACAACGAGCCAAACGTGCACCCGCGCCTGGCCAACCACCCCAAGGTTATGATGATGTCACATAATGCTGGTGGGACTGTAGATACGCACGTTGGCTTTGAGAGATTGGCGATGGAGAACATTGAGGGATATCTCCTTAAGGGGAAGGCTTTGACGCCGGTGAATCTGCATATGTTGCCGAAGGGGCCTACAAGTAAGCTGTGA
- a CDS encoding uncharacterized protein (COG:T;~EggNog:ENOG410PIFQ;~InterPro:IPR019819,IPR002018,IPR029058;~MEROPS:MER0033198;~PFAM:PF00135;~SECRETED:SignalP(1-16)): MWLTPFLLPLAAVASALPSASKSSQPTPSITLGYTTVIPTAGSYSLGYYKYQNIRFAAVPTGDLRFAKPQWPPVEEAINDGTLADADVDCASTEDCLYLDIWAPANAHGKKLPVMVWSYGGGFTSGSKSDNTPEGLFALNKEFIFVAYNYRLGITGNANGPRLPHEGGTSNVALYDAQHAFQWVRKYIGAFGGDPNRITAVGFSAGASQTIFQMTRFAGRAEQLYNQAYIMSPGYVPGAGHHQAEMFWRNVSTAVGCDGGHLDCMRGVWFEELGSAASDVVGKYDYQLQPRVDGDFVGDTYEAQLYRNCFNFTGPLVITHEKHENNSQAWPGVSTTADIPKELRRFFPSITDDVVGRLLELYPESDYSSPGLRFADMKQSFDMTAHNYALTRALGNQTWNGMVDLGKATHGTDQSYYWYSTYSLSGNGTTSGFGSSMPIDTSVARKMQKYLLSFVHTGNPNTMWPNDKIYWPKYGSNATQIVFNSTIHLEKDNLANAKSEHWNEALWY, from the exons ATGTGGCTTACCCCATTCCTCCTCCCACTAGCGGCAGTGGCCTCGGCCCTCCCATCCGCATCGAAGTCCTCACAACCAACACCGTCTATCACTCTCGGTTACACAACCGTCATCCCGACAGCCGGAAGCTATTCCCTAGGCTACTACAAATACCAAAACATCCGCTTCGCCGCCGTCCCAACCGGGGACCTCCGCTTTGCGAAACCGCAATGGCCTCCTGTCGAAGAAGCTATCAACGATGGCACCCTAGCCGATGCAGACGTCGACTGCGCGTCTACCGAGGACTGTTTATACCTTGACATCTGGGCACCAGCAAATGCCCACGGAAAGAAGCTGCCGGTTATGGTATGGTCGTATGGCGGAGGCTTCACCAGCGGCAGCAAATCGGATAACACACCTGAGGGCCTATTCGCACTGAACAAGGAGTTTATCTTCGTCGCGTATAACTATCGTCTCGGAATTACAGGGAATGCCAACGGTCCTCGCCTTCCTCACGAAGGCGGTACATCAAACGTCGCTCTCTATGACGCACAGCATGCTTTCCAATGGGTGCGGAAGTACATCGGCGCGTTTGGCGGCGATCCCAATCGGATTACCGCAGTGGGATTCTCAGCCGGTGCATCGCAGACGATCTTCCAAATGACCCGGTTCGCGGGACGCGCGGAGCAGTTGTATAACCAGGCGTATATCATGTCGCCGGGGTATGTTCCAGGTGCTGGGCATCATCAGGCGGAGATGTTTTGGCGGAATGTTTCGACGGCTGTGGGGTGCGATGGGGGGCATTTGGATTGTATGCGGGGCGTGTGGTTTGAGGAGTTGGGTAGTGCTGCGAGTGATGTCGTAGGGAAATATGATTACCAATTGCAGCCGAGGGTCGATGGAGATTTTGTCGGTGATACGT ATGAGGCACAACTGTACCGCAACTGCTTCAACTTTACTGGTCCCCTCGTGATCACGCACGAAAAGCATGAAAACAACAGCCAAGCCTGGCCCGGCGTCAGCACCACTGCCGACATCCCCAAGGAACTTCGCAGGTTTTTCCCATCTATTACCGATGACGTCGTTGGCAGGTTACTAGAGCTGTATCCGGAGTCCGACTACTCCAGCCCAGGACTGCGGTTCGCGGACATGAAACAGTCGTTTGATATGACGGCGCACAATTATGCGTTGACGAGGGCGTTGGGAAACCAGACATGGAATGGGATGGTTGACTTGGGGAAGGCGACGCATGGGACAGATCAGAGTTATTACT GGTACAGCACATACAGTCTTTCTGGCAACGGTACCACCAGCGGCTTTGGTAGTAGCATGCCGATTGATACGAGTGTTGCG AGAAAAATGCAAAAGTATCTCCTATCATTCGTACACACCGGAAACCCTAACACCATGTGGCCGAACGACAAGATCTACTGGCCTAAATACGGCAGCAACGCGACGCAGATCGTATTCAATTCGACCATTCACCTTGAGAAGGATAACTTGGCGAATGCGAAGAGTGAGCATTGGAATGAGGCGTTGTGGTATTAG